A DNA window from Mya arenaria isolate MELC-2E11 chromosome 17, ASM2691426v1 contains the following coding sequences:
- the LOC128223298 gene encoding uncharacterized protein LOC128223298, with protein sequence MSVSRCDEGQREVVLFNKVDINHDFQLTRAELDQVFLLFDNDTDGEVTPAEFKADWVNQFNIGGPQEADTLFIRADTNDDGVIDTKDIPTIFAFFDENKDGVVDINEFLTEWGHLSLTAANHVDVSVNVGK encoded by the exons ATGTCTGTTTCCAGGTGTGACGAGGGTCAGCGGGAGGTGGTGCTGTTTAACAAAGTGGACATAAACCACGATTTCCAGCTGACCAGAGCAGAGCTGGATCAAGTCTTTCTTCTCTTCGACAACGACA CTGATGGCGAGGTGACGCCTGCTGAGTTCAAAGCGGACTGGGTGAACCAGTTTAATATCGGCGGTCCCCAGGAAGCCGATACGCTCTTCATACGTGCAGACACGAATGACGACGGTGTCATCGACACAAAAGACATACCCACGATCTTTGCGTTCTTTGATGAAAACA AAGATGGTGTTGTGGACATCAACGAGTTCCTGACGGAGTGGGGCCACCTTTCGTTAACGGCCGCAAACCACGTCGACGTCTCCGTAAATGTTGGCAAATGA